The proteins below come from a single Bryobacter aggregatus MPL3 genomic window:
- a CDS encoding ECF-type sigma factor yields MPHASSAQVGDLLREWQSGRKGIADEFFNVLYPELRRLAAVRMSRERGAHSWQPTLLVNELYLELLKNNALDHSLEGEEQCQAFLRLAGFLMTRLLILHSRPLKRRVSRDTDADLSGFPSSSPNQESLQFVDQLLARLGEVDPKLRTVVELKVFEGRSHDEIARDLGCSTRSVGAYWSFARRWLEQELLETPD; encoded by the coding sequence ATGCCTCATGCATCTTCAGCGCAGGTGGGTGACCTGCTCCGCGAGTGGCAAAGCGGTCGCAAGGGTATTGCCGACGAGTTTTTCAATGTGCTGTATCCCGAATTGCGCCGTCTCGCCGCAGTTCGAATGAGCCGCGAGCGAGGGGCGCACTCCTGGCAGCCAACGCTTCTGGTCAACGAGTTGTACCTCGAGTTGCTGAAGAACAACGCTCTCGATCACTCACTGGAAGGGGAGGAGCAGTGTCAGGCCTTTCTCCGCCTCGCTGGATTCCTGATGACGCGTCTACTCATCCTGCACAGCCGCCCCCTCAAGAGAAGGGTTAGCAGAGACACAGACGCCGACCTATCCGGCTTTCCGTCTTCCAGCCCAAACCAGGAAAGTCTCCAATTCGTGGACCAGTTGCTCGCCCGGCTCGGCGAGGTTGATCCGAAGCTCCGTACGGTTGTCGAGCTGAAAGTCTTCGAAGGCCGATCTCACGATGAGATCGCCAGAGACCTGGGGTGTTCCACGCGGTCGGTCGGCGCCTATTGGTCTTTTGCTCGCCGGTGGCTGGAACAGGAGTTGTTGGAGACTCCGGATTGA